Proteins encoded by one window of Sphingosinicella sp. BN140058:
- a CDS encoding TonB-dependent receptor, producing MTKLNGALRAGFLAASAVATALAACPATAQARLEATYNLPEQPLDSTLRAIALASGREILFDSELVRNRRAPAIIGSMTAEAAVRAALEGSGLVVVERQDALFVVRANAASGLGRSPAQEAGITITGTRIRGAASASPVIVATRGDLENAGLSDLGGLSRILPQNYTGGQNPGVAGGGQQGGQTNVNNSTTLDLRGLGADATLTLVNGHRVAYDSFTQGIDIGTIPLVAVERVEVIPDGASALYGSDAVAGVANILLRRDYQGAQLSARVGAATGGGSAQQQIAGIAGTRWASGGFMAAFDHSRSSPIEARDRDYAAGLDPSATLIARYSQASGTIAGHQRLADWLDFELDALVSHRSSEKANVFFTTSDVFTNGLLNRPTVDTYAITPTLRAALPGDWQASLSVSRGASRTEIYGRRFLSAVETRQRLVYGNRYSAIEAGAEGPLFTIPGGPVRLAIGGGLRSVALDVKISQVIRGASRVTRDITEARDIQFAYGELSVPLVGAVNAMPLVERLRLSAALRYERYQGIDSVATPKLGLIYQPTTDLILRASWGRSFKIPTLFQVNQAPIGVLYPSDLFLPPSPPLGDGATVLVLDGGNPDLGSERATTWTVTAALTPRIIPGIKLEASYFDIDYRDRVGFPVESLVPSLSSPAYRDLVEFAPSPARIAELLASLPLGLDNLTDEPFDADKVGAILDARLRNTARERARGVDVGITYQADVAAGTLQLDLAGSYLESERQLTAGLPVLQRAGLIFNPPRWRGRLGASYEKGRLGLSGFLNYVGSVVDDRFPERTNIGPFVTLDLSGRIRAAATHGPLRGVELRISARNLLDEHPDPIRNRDPAAPPYDSTNQSPIGRFLMLSVSKSW from the coding sequence ATGACCAAATTGAATGGCGCACTGCGCGCCGGCTTCCTCGCCGCGTCGGCTGTCGCAACGGCTCTCGCGGCATGCCCCGCGACCGCGCAGGCACGGCTCGAAGCCACCTACAACCTGCCCGAGCAGCCGCTCGACTCCACCCTTCGCGCGATCGCGCTGGCAAGCGGGCGCGAAATCCTGTTCGACTCCGAGCTCGTCCGCAACCGACGCGCGCCCGCGATAATCGGGTCGATGACCGCCGAGGCGGCGGTGCGCGCCGCGCTCGAGGGCAGCGGCCTCGTGGTGGTGGAACGCCAGGACGCGTTGTTCGTGGTCCGCGCGAATGCGGCAAGCGGCCTGGGTCGCAGCCCGGCCCAGGAAGCGGGAATCACGATCACCGGCACCCGTATCCGCGGTGCGGCCAGCGCATCTCCGGTGATCGTTGCGACGCGCGGCGATCTCGAAAATGCGGGCTTGAGCGATCTTGGCGGTCTGTCGCGGATCCTGCCCCAGAATTATACCGGAGGCCAAAATCCCGGCGTCGCCGGTGGCGGGCAGCAAGGCGGTCAGACCAATGTCAACAACTCGACGACGCTCGACCTTCGCGGCCTCGGCGCGGACGCCACGCTCACCCTCGTCAACGGACATCGTGTCGCCTATGACAGTTTCACCCAGGGCATCGACATCGGCACGATCCCGCTCGTCGCGGTCGAGCGTGTCGAAGTCATTCCGGACGGCGCGTCCGCCCTCTACGGCTCCGATGCGGTGGCAGGCGTCGCCAACATCCTCCTTCGCCGCGATTACCAGGGCGCCCAGCTGAGTGCCCGGGTCGGCGCCGCCACCGGAGGCGGCTCGGCGCAGCAGCAGATTGCGGGGATCGCGGGAACCCGCTGGGCATCCGGCGGCTTCATGGCGGCGTTCGACCATAGCCGATCCTCGCCGATCGAGGCCCGAGACCGAGATTATGCGGCGGGGCTCGACCCGTCGGCCACCCTGATCGCGCGCTATTCGCAGGCGAGCGGGACGATCGCCGGGCATCAACGACTCGCCGACTGGCTCGACTTCGAGCTCGATGCTCTCGTCAGCCATCGAAGCTCCGAGAAGGCGAATGTCTTCTTCACGACGTCCGATGTCTTCACCAACGGGCTGCTCAACCGCCCCACGGTTGACACCTATGCGATCACGCCGACGCTTCGCGCGGCGCTGCCGGGGGATTGGCAAGCCTCGCTTAGCGTCTCGCGCGGCGCCAGCCGGACCGAGATTTACGGGCGTCGCTTTCTCTCGGCGGTCGAGACACGCCAGCGCCTCGTCTACGGGAACCGATACAGCGCGATAGAAGCGGGTGCGGAAGGTCCGTTGTTCACCATTCCCGGCGGGCCGGTGCGCCTCGCCATCGGCGGCGGCCTTCGCTCGGTCGCGCTCGACGTTAAGATCAGTCAGGTGATCCGGGGAGCCTCACGCGTGACCCGCGACATCACCGAGGCGCGCGACATCCAGTTCGCCTATGGAGAGCTTTCGGTGCCGCTGGTCGGCGCCGTCAACGCGATGCCCCTGGTGGAGCGGCTTCGCCTCAGTGCCGCCCTCCGTTACGAGCGCTATCAGGGCATTGATTCGGTCGCGACGCCGAAGCTCGGGCTCATCTACCAGCCCACTACCGACCTGATCCTGCGCGCCAGCTGGGGACGTTCGTTCAAGATCCCGACCCTCTTCCAGGTCAACCAGGCACCGATAGGGGTGCTCTACCCATCCGACCTGTTCCTGCCGCCGTCGCCGCCGCTCGGCGACGGCGCAACCGTGCTGGTGCTCGACGGGGGCAATCCCGATCTCGGCTCCGAGCGTGCGACCACCTGGACGGTGACCGCCGCCCTGACGCCGCGCATCATCCCGGGAATCAAGCTCGAGGCGAGCTACTTCGACATCGACTATCGCGACCGGGTGGGATTCCCCGTCGAGTCGCTGGTGCCTTCGCTGAGCTCTCCCGCCTATCGGGATCTCGTCGAGTTCGCCCCCTCCCCCGCGCGAATCGCCGAGCTGCTCGCCTCGCTCCCGCTCGGCCTCGACAATCTGACCGACGAGCCGTTCGATGCGGACAAGGTCGGTGCGATACTCGACGCCAGGCTGCGCAACACCGCGCGTGAACGCGCCCGCGGCGTCGATGTCGGCATCACCTATCAGGCAGACGTGGCGGCCGGTACGCTGCAGCTCGACCTTGCCGGCAGCTATCTCGAAAGCGAACGCCAGCTCACCGCAGGGCTGCCCGTCCTCCAGCGCGCCGGGCTGATCTTCAACCCGCCGCGCTGGCGGGGGCGGCTCGGCGCCAGTTACGAGAAGGGCAGGCTCGGCCTTTCCGGGTTTCTGAACTATGTCGGCAGCGTCGTCGACGATCGGTTCCCGGAGCGCACGAACATCGGACCGTTCGTCACGCTGGACCTCAGCGGGCGTATCCGTGCAGCGGCGACGCACGGGCCGCTGCGAGGCGTCGAGCTCAGGATCTCCGCGCGCAATCTCCTCGACGAGCACCCCGACCCGATCCGCAATCGCGATCCCGCAGCGCCGCCCTATGACTCGACCAACCAGTCGCCGATCGGCCGCTTCCTCATGCTCTCGGTCTCAAAATCATGGTGA
- a CDS encoding FecR domain-containing protein, which produces MMPNEPRTDSVPPSDETRRQAATWFARMRGPDAEESRDAFETWLAASASNRTAYNRAAEIFALGKLLPKSEAVEAPAPHGSARPARRHLVVTVAGLLAIAAFASLALRVPMPYPTGSPDAERPGSRSGSDRVSAHEGIPRSVRLADGSTVDLDGGTMLVVDIDGDGRRLRLAHGAARFHVFHDPRPFVVSAGGGSVIARGTVFDVALTAAQTVRVRLIEGSVEVRAAGAREDGATVQTVRMAPGQAVTFPASSRNSSAGIATLAASRDFASIRLAELVGEANRTARRPIEVVGAVGDLRVSGRFRTDDTDLLASRLAALFGLDADRSDPGRIVLRPH; this is translated from the coding sequence ATGATGCCGAACGAGCCCCGTACCGACTCCGTCCCGCCGTCCGACGAGACGCGGCGTCAGGCCGCCACCTGGTTCGCGCGCATGCGCGGTCCGGATGCCGAGGAGAGCCGCGACGCCTTTGAAACGTGGCTGGCGGCAAGCGCGAGCAACCGTACCGCCTATAACCGCGCGGCAGAGATATTCGCCTTGGGGAAGCTGCTGCCCAAGTCGGAAGCGGTCGAAGCGCCCGCGCCGCATGGCAGCGCCCGCCCTGCGCGACGACATCTGGTCGTGACCGTCGCAGGGCTGCTGGCGATCGCGGCATTTGCCTCGCTCGCGCTCAGGGTTCCGATGCCCTACCCGACCGGTTCGCCGGACGCGGAGCGTCCCGGCTCGAGATCCGGATCTGACCGCGTCTCCGCCCACGAAGGGATCCCGCGCAGCGTACGGCTCGCAGATGGCTCGACGGTTGACCTTGACGGGGGCACGATGCTCGTCGTCGACATAGACGGGGATGGCCGTCGACTGCGCCTGGCGCACGGCGCGGCACGGTTCCACGTATTCCACGATCCGCGTCCGTTCGTCGTCTCCGCCGGCGGCGGCAGCGTCATCGCGCGGGGCACCGTCTTCGACGTGGCGCTGACCGCCGCGCAGACTGTCCGCGTGCGCCTGATCGAGGGCTCGGTCGAGGTTCGCGCCGCCGGCGCCAGGGAAGACGGCGCCACCGTTCAAACGGTGCGGATGGCTCCGGGGCAGGCAGTGACCTTCCCGGCCTCTTCCAGGAACTCGTCGGCGGGCATCGCGACGCTGGCGGCCAGCAGGGACTTCGCCTCGATTCGGCTCGCCGAACTCGTCGGGGAGGCAAACCGAACTGCGCGACGGCCGATCGAGGTCGTCGGTGCTGTCGGAGATCTGCGCGTCTCCGGCCGGTTCCGGACCGACGACACCGATCTCCTCGCGAGCCGCCTCGCCGCTCTGTTCGGCTTGGACGCGGATCGGTCGGATCCCGGCAGGATCGTGCTGCGCCCCCACTAG
- a CDS encoding RNA polymerase sigma factor, giving the protein MAAPEDTAETKQDRDDGVQLRIDRLYRSQAPKLRRSLRARLGSTEEARDLVQDAFARLLGARSLQVVREPEAFLGRIVRNLVIDRGRRRSTRPTHVPLEDGDRSVPAEQEDDLEVEQLRLRYQAAVAALPQRTREVFLLHRVDDLAYHEIASKLGISRRTAEWHVAEAVLRIGRELDRE; this is encoded by the coding sequence ATGGCCGCGCCCGAAGACACGGCCGAGACGAAGCAGGACCGGGACGACGGGGTCCAGCTTCGGATCGATCGTCTTTATCGCAGCCAGGCACCGAAATTGCGGCGCAGCCTGCGCGCACGGCTCGGTTCGACCGAGGAAGCCCGTGACCTCGTGCAGGACGCCTTCGCGCGCCTTCTCGGCGCCCGGTCGCTGCAGGTCGTGCGGGAGCCTGAGGCCTTCCTGGGGCGGATCGTGCGCAACCTCGTGATCGATCGCGGCCGGCGTCGTTCCACCCGCCCCACGCACGTGCCGCTGGAAGATGGCGACCGATCAGTGCCTGCAGAACAAGAAGACGACCTCGAGGTGGAGCAACTGCGCCTGCGCTATCAGGCGGCGGTTGCGGCATTGCCGCAGCGCACACGCGAGGTTTTCCTGCTGCACCGAGTCGACGATCTCGCTTACCACGAGATCGCGAGCAAGCTGGGGATCAGCCGCCGCACGGCGGAGTGGCACGTCGCCGAAGCCGTGCTTAGGATCGGACGCGAGCTGGACCGCGAATGA